Proteins from a genomic interval of Debaryomyces hansenii CBS767 chromosome E complete sequence:
- a CDS encoding DEHA2E16104p (similar to uniprot|Q04585 Saccharomyces cerevisiae YDR109C Hypothetical ORF), producing MPPQSKSHTSLASRKSSVFFNQPPPQPDVYYVGVDVGTGSARACIIDTNGIILGLSERPITRHELKPNYITQSSTEIWNSICYCVKNCIRESGVDPSEVFGIGFDATCSLVAIRESTDQPVGVGPDFSDHKENIILWMDHRAVEETDTINATGDKCLKYVGGQMSIEMELPKMKWLKHNLPGGIEDCKFYDLADFLTHKATGSEARSFCSVVCKQGFVPLGVDSSTTGWSEEFLHSLDLDELVEDNFRRLGGVPDKNGTYLSAGDVVGKLSTKAAEELGLTTECVVGSGVIDAYAGWIGTVAAKVDVPHLHEEGETSIATSCGRLAAVAGTSTCHIAMTKEPCFVQGVWGPYKDVMAPGYWLAEGGQSCTGALLAHVLSNHPAHSELAHLADASNISKFDYLNSTLENLVSENDSRSVVSLAKHMFFYGDFHGNRSPIADPKMKASIIGQSMDTSVNDLAIQYFGACEFIAQQTRQIVEEMKKSGHEISCIFMSGGQCRNGLLMRLLADCTGLAIIIPRYIDAAVVFGSALLGAVASEDAVREHIATRGKSRRSSVLSTQKSQSNLTGGGGPPSPYTAPTATASTANIAALAYANANPGSQHLEPTQEEGVDYFNQASQKPAKALSEDEDDSEEEQTLSFGSKQNVQQGLSQKLNKLGLKPLSTLDKKKSTGEAQPGDKLWKIMEKMTGPGRVILPSKENHPDRRLLNAKYKIFLEQCFKQQEFRNMVDLVEQENLKSLKIN from the coding sequence ATGCCACCACAATCAAAGTCTCACACTAGTCTTGCATCCCGTAAATCATCGgtctttttcaatcaacCGCCACCACAACCAGATGTTTACTACGTCGGGGTTGATGTTGGTACCGGGTCAGCCAGAGCGTGTATTATTGATACCAATGGTATAATTCTTGGATTGAGTGAAAGACCAATCACTAGACACGAATTGAAGCCTAACTATATCACTCAATCGTCGACAGAGATCTGGAACTCGATTTGCTACTGTGTCAAAAACTGTATCAGGGAGTCCGGAGTGGATCCAAGCGAGGTTTTCGGTATAGGTTTTGATGCTACATGTTCGTTGGTTGCGATTCGCGAGTCGACAGACCAGCCAGTCGGTGTTGGTCCAGATTTCAGTGACCACAAGGAGAACATCATTTTATGGATGGACCATAGGGCCGTTGAAGAAACCGACACTATCAATGCCACCGGAGACAAGTGCTTGAAGTACGTTGGGGGGCAAATGTCCATTGAGATGGAGTTGCCAAAGATGAAGTGGTTGAAACACAACTTACCTGGAGGAATCGAGGATTGCAAATTCTACGATTTGGCAGATTTTTTGACCCATAAGGCTACAGGTTCTGAGGCCAGATCATTCTGTTCTGTTGTCTGTAAGCAAGGATTCGTTCCATTAGGAGTTGATAGCTCTACTACGGGTTGGTCCGAGGAATTTTTACATTCCCTTGATTTGGATGAATTGGTCGAAGATAACTTCCGTAGATTAGGAGGTGTTCCAGACAAGAATGGTACTTATTTGAGTGCTGGTGATGTTGTTGGAAAATTGAGTACTAAAGCTGCAGAAGAACTAGGCTTAACCACCGAATGTGTTGTTGGTAGTGGTGTTATCGATGCTTATGCGGGTTGGATTGGTACTGTTGCCGCAAAGGTTGATGTACCACATTTACACGAAGAAGGTGAAACCTCAATAGCAACTTCATGTGGTAGATTAGCAGCTGTTGCTGGTACATCAACTTGTCATATTGCCATGACTAAGGAACCATGCTTTGTTCAAGGTGTTTGGGGTCCTTATAAAGATGTTATGGCTCCTGGATACTGGTTGGCTGAAGGTGGACAATCATGTACCGGTGCATTGTTGGCTCATGTTTTGTCAAATCACCCTGCCCATTCAGAATTGGCACACTTAGCAGATGCCTCGAATATTTCTAAGTTTGactatttgaattcaactTTAGAAAACTTGGTTAGTGAAAATGATAGTAGATCAGTCGTCAGTTTGGCTAAGCATATGTTTTTCTATGGTGATTTCCATGGTAATAGATCACCAATTGCAGATCCAAAAATGAAGGCTTCAATTATCGGTCAATCGATGGATACATCAGTCAATGATTTGGCCATTCAATATTTCGGTGCCTGTGAATTTATCGCTCAACAGACTAGAcaaattgttgaagaaatgaagaaatcCGGTCATGAAATTAGTTGTATTTTTATGAGTGGTGGTCAATGTCGTAACGGTTTATTGATGAGATTATTGGCTGATTGTACTGGCTTGGCAATTATCATTCCTCGTTACATTGATGCTGCCGTTGTTTTTGGTTCTGCATTATTAGGTGCTGTCGCATCTGAAGATGCAGTTCGTGAACATATTGCTACAAGAGGTAAGTCGAGAAGGTCTTCGGTCTTATCCACTCAAAAGTCACAAAGTAATTTAACTGGTGGTGGCGGTCCTCCATCTCCTTACACGGCGCCAACTGCTACAGCATCGACGGCAAACATAGCAGCTTTAGCTTATGCTAATGCCAACCCAGGCAGTCAACACTTGGAACCAACCCAGGAAGAAGGCGTTGATTACTTTAACCAAGCTTCACAAAAACCGGCAAAGGCACTCtcagaagatgaagatgattcagaagaagaacaaacCTTATCATTTGGCTCGAAGCAAAATGTTCAACAAGGTTTATCtcaaaaattgaacaagtTAGGTTTGAAGCCATTATCAACCCTCGATAAGAAGAAGTCGACCGGTGAAGCACAACCTGGCGATAAGTTATGGAAAATTATGGAAAAGATGACTGGCCCTGGTAGAGTAATTTTACCTTCTAAGGAGAATCACCCTGACCGTAGGTTGTTGAATGCCAAATACAAGATTTTCTTAGAGCAATGTTTCAAGCAACAAGAATTCAGAAACATGGTGGATTTAGTCGAACAGGAAAActtaaaatcattaaagaTTAATTAG
- a CDS encoding DEHA2E16126p (similar to uniprot|P40096 Saccharomyces cerevisiae YER159C BUR6 Protein that forms a heterodimeric histone-fold NC2 general transcription regulator complex with Ydr1p that binds to TBP and represses RNA pol II transcription during assembly of the preinitiation complex) — MSDIQSLINPPSLTNSSGIETPEEANGSDTTTNDGKVPQAVILESFEKIKTHFPAARIKKIMQSDEDIGKVAQATPVIVGRALEIFMANLVEASIIEAKKAGVRRIGASHIRSAVENTEQFDFLVDTVDKYPPAEN; from the coding sequence atgtCAGATATACAAAGTCTTATTAATCCTCCATCGTTGACCAATTCTTCGGGTATAGAAACCCCGGAAGAAGCCAATGGCAGCGATACCACCACTAACGACGGCAAGGTACCCCAAGCAGTGATATTGGAAAGTTTTGAGAAAATTAAAACCCACTTTCCTGCTGCCagaatcaagaaaataatgCAGTCAGACGAAGATATAGGTAAGGTGGCCCAGGCTACGCCGGTGATTGTAGGAAGAGCATTGGAAATTTTCATGGCCAATCTTGTGGAAGCATCGATCATCGAAGCCAAAAAGGCAGGCGTCAGAAGAATCGGAGCGTCGCATATAAGATCGGCGGTGGAAAATACGGAACAATTCGACTTTTTGGTGGATACAGTCGATAAATATCCTCCAGCTGAGAACTAG
- a CDS encoding DEHA2E16170p (similar to uniprot|P16658 Saccharomyces cerevisiae YLR105C SEN2 Subunit of the tRNA splicing endonuclease), which yields MGKRNRVNNNQIYANALPIILSTDEYGRLPQIYPHNPVSWIYFAYQYLSIQARTVPQLRTKPFKVDYEDGVFKVNDEEDMRNLWKQGFFGKGTLSRSDPSWKTRTNRRLNLDEDLDITSEEITRMRREERKKFKTERSKLQDLELKQRQNNISNAELQTLEEVRQSLNVSRLENPNYNQALTQLEALRIEDQNIIHDGTLLDLEYLQLQKTEVFFLRFALNVINIDLSLSQLFSECCERDISPNNSFILEYVVYHHYRSLGWCVRSGIKFGCDMLLYKRGPPFSHAEHAILIMSDSHHDWSSISSISRVIGGVKKNLVLTFIDGPTTEEFDAVVNSSYSCANEKLYNIFKLYKITEILYRRWIPSRNRD from the coding sequence ATGGGAAAACGAAACAGAGTAAATaacaatcaaatatatgccAATGCTTTGCCCATAATATTATCTACCGATGAGTATGGGAGGTTACCTCAGATATATCCGCATAATCCAGTGTCGTGGATATATTTTGCATATCAGTATTTGAGTATACAGGCCAGAACAGTACCTCAATTGCGTACCAAACCATTCAAGGTAGACTATGAAGATGGGGTGTTTAAAGTTAATGATGAGGAGGATATGCGAAACTTGTGGAAACAAGGTTTTTTTGGCAAAGGAACATTGTCTAGATCAGATCCGTCATGGAAGACTAGGACCAACAGGAGATTGAACCTCGATGAAGACTTGGATATCACGAGTGAAGAGATTACAAGAATGAGAAGAGAAGAGAGAAAGAAGTTCAAGACAGAAAGAAGCAAATTGCAGGATTTGGAGCTAAAGCAACGACAAAACAACATTTCGAATGCTGAGTTACAAACCTTAGAAGAAGTCCGTCAAAGTTTGAATGTGCTGAGGCTCGAAAACCCTAACTACAACCAGGCGTTGACCCAGTTAGAGGCCCTTAGGATCGAGGACCAGAACATCATTCACGATGGCACCCTCTTGGACCTCGAATATTTGCAGTTGCAGAAAACTGAGGTGTTTTTCTTACGTTTCGCCCTCAATGTCATCAACATTGATTTGTCGCTCTCACAACTCTTTTCTGAATGCTGTGAACGCGACATTTCGCCAAACAACTCGTTTATTCTCGAATACGTCGTCTACCACCATTACAGGTCTTTGGGATGGTGTGTGAGGTCTGGAATAAAGTTTGGTTGCGATATGTTGCTCTACAAAAGGGGCCCTCCCTTCAGCCACGCCGAACATGCGATTCTAATAATGTCGGACAGCCACCACGACTGGTCCAGTATCTCTTCTATATCGCGGGTCATAGGTGGTGTCAAAAAAAACCTTGTGTTAACATTTATTGATGGTCCTACGACCGAAGAATTCGATGCGGTTGTTAACTCATCCTATTCATGCGCCAACgaaaaattgtataatatattcaagCTCTACAAGATAACGGAAATACTATATAGAAGATGGATTCCAAGTCGAAACAGAGATTGA
- a CDS encoding DEHA2E16214p (similar to uniprot|Q02948 Saccharomyces cerevisiae YPL120W VPS30 Protein required for sorting and delivery of soluble hydrolases to the vacuole), with protein sequence MHDKSFHCQKCNGRVKLDPSLMKLNSAQVNLLVNKNNNETYNDDDMVKLDPADFIPKDRLALYDEVNNDVQTPIHYKNLIDNNEHDIESSFNSNIFGMHNTEDNENEKDSSQENDDDHYIIISSRINTLKKVFGILSSNQEIDHPLCIDCSNLLLANFKLKFDQNQREKEYYMSFLRKLKEKDSNEINNNELDSKFDESIDGFEQLSSQELEKLQKLKQLEEHKSELDKQLNDLKGQLNKLNENEMNDVLKLRNNLSLDLKSKLNKLEQSKSLYQSHLNHLDNLRNLNIYSKFFQISFDDNDTYGTINGFRLGYKVPWSEINAALGQIVLLFIFIIRRLDFKLKNYKLIPMGSQSQIIKISKNNSSTDQPHKTILNLYSTNDFSLGKLFNFNKLDVAMIALLDILSQIESKLSAIDEEMELPYTISSKRDSIGGKSIRITSNTEWTLGCKFLLTNINWILTYTSVHTKPSVV encoded by the coding sequence ATGCACGATAAATCATTTCATTGCCAGAAATGTAATGGAAGGGTCAAACTTGATCCCTCATTAATGAAGCTAAATCTGGCTCAGGTCAATCTATTAgtgaataaaaataataatgaaacttacaatgatgatgatatggTAAAACTTGATCCAGCAGACTTTATACCTAAGGATAGATTAGCCTTGTATGACGAAGTTAATAATGACGTGCAAACGCCTATTCattataaaaatttgattgaCAATAATGAGCACGACATAGAGAGTAGttttaattccaatataTTTGGAATGCACAACACTGAAGATAACgagaatgaaaaagattctTCACAAGAAAACGATGACGATCattatatcattatatCATCTAGAATTAATACGTTAAAGAAGGTATTTGgaattctttcttcaaatcaagaaattgatcaCCCTTTATGCATTGATTGTTCCAATTTATTACTAGCAAActttaaattgaaattcgatcaaaatcaaagagAGAAAGAATACTACATGTCATTtttaagaaaattaaaGGAAAAGGATAGCAATGAAAtaaacaataatgaattagattcaaaatttgatgaGTCTATAGATGGCTTTGAACAGCTATCCCTGCAAGAACTAGagaaattgcaaaaactCAAACAACTCGAAGAACATAAAAGCGAACTAGACAAGCAATTAAATGACTTGAAGggtcaattgaataagcttaacgaaaatgaaatgaatgATGTTCTTAAATTAAGGAATAATTTACTGCTAGATTTGAAACTGAAATTAAACAAACTCGAGCAATCTAAATCATTGTACCAGTCACACTTGAACCATTTAGACAACCtaagaaatttgaatatatatagtaaATTCTTTCAGATAtcatttgatgataatgatacGTACGGTACCATCAATGGCTTTAGATTGGGTTACAAAGTTCCGTGGTCAGAAATTAACGCAGCTCTAGGTCAAATTGTACTCCTATTCATCTTTATAATTAGACGATTAGATTTcaagttgaagaattataaattgATACCAATGGGATCTCAGTCccaaataattaaaatatctaagaataattcatcaaccGACCAACCTCACAAGACAATTCTCAATTTATACTCCACAAATGATTTCTCATTGGGAAAGctatttaattttaataaattagatGTTGCCATGATTGCGTTACTAGATATTTTATCTCAGATAGAGTCTAAATTACTGGCTATTGATGAAGAGATGGAGTTACCTTATacaatatcttcaaaacGTGATTCCATTGGTGGGAAGAGCATAAGAATCACGTCTAACACTGAATGGACCCTTGGATGTAAATTCTTACTCACTAATATTAATTGGATCTTAACATACACAAGTGTTCATACCAAACCTTCCGTTGTATAA
- a CDS encoding DEHA2E16236p (weakly similar to ca|CA0215|IPF15350 Candida albicans IPF15350 putative zinc finger transcription factor (by homology)) yields the protein MSSKVYGSEDNANFGLDLTPGNKCLSANVPGITPDKLNKENLEQLLGNYTPVITVSSSSASELRSSKFMNPFNDTNSSEPRNSKIMNNDGLQSSNSSNLQYLLPPISFNDNNRSKHEKEELESFDKNNQLFVRGMKYVLQSSRNLPQNSDNILVSSPITQNQDVVIDKDLLTSEADNYNDHLYPWIPRQELEGCDSFVESTLIRQHEETSSERLSLIQKDRLTQETGIQDPAPGYELESDIHDISIKKKRLTRKRKRRSNITKTLPLTISIKPEHLRKEINKSLKKKPDKEIYDTALYSGDLLDQDNTERTTKEDDEYLPAYKITRSKSRRNRISLNNYSDVNVHDKKKKIGPRSKSGCWTCRVRHKACPEERPMCSQCSRLNLDCDYSSIRPTYMVDPILQANKLKEIRNITFKQKRNNFTKGGIHG from the coding sequence ATGTCCTCAAAGGTATATGGTTCAGAAGACAATGCAAACTTTGGGCTTGACCTTACTCCTGGGAACAAATGTTTACTGGCAAATGTTCCAGGAATAACACCAGACAAACtaaacaaagaaaacttaGAACAGTTATTGGGCAACTACACCCCAGTTATCACAgtatcatcatcttcagcGAGTGAATTAAGATCTTCAAAATTCATGAATCCTTTTAACGATACCAATTCTTCTGAACCAAgaaattccaaaataatgaataatgatggGTTGCAAAGTTCGAACTCGTCAAATTTGCAGTATTTACTACCTCCTATTTCGTTCAACGATAACAATCGTAGTAAACACGAGAAGGAAGAACTAGAATCTTTTGATAAAAACaatcaattatttgttcGTGGAATGAAATATGTCCTTCAATCTTCCAGAAATTTGCCTCAAAACAGCGACAATATCTTGGTTAGTTCTCCAATTACTCAAAACCAAGACGTGGTAATCGATAAGGACCTATTAACCTCAGAAGCCGACAACTATAATGACCATTTATATCCGTGGATTCCTAGACAAGAATTAGAAGGATGCGACTCATTCGTAGAAAGCACTCTAATAAGACAGCATGAAGAAACTAGCTCAGAAAGGCTTTCATTAATCCAAAAAGACAGACTTACACAAGAAACGGGTATACAAGACCCTGCTCCAGGCTATGAATTAGAATCCGATATACATGACATAAGTATTAAAAAAAAGAGACTAACGAGGAAAAGAAAACGCAGGAGTAATATCACGAAAACATTACCACTTACAATTCTGATTAAGCCTGAGCATCTCCGCAAGGAGATAAATAAACTGTTGAAAAAAAAGCCCGATAAGGAAATATATGACACGGCATTGTATTCTGGAGATTTGTTAGATCAGGACAATACGGAGCGTACTACCAAAgaggatgatgaatatttgcCAGCGTATAAGATAACGAGAAGTAAGAGTCGGAGAAACAGAATAAGCTTGAACAATTATTCTGACGTCAACGTTCAcgataaaaagaaaaaaataggTCCCAGATCTAAGAGCGGTTGCTGGACATGCAGGGTCAGACATAAGGCTTGTCCCGAAGAAAGACCTATGTGTAGTCAATGTTCAAGATTGAACTTAGATTGCGACTATTCTTCCATAAGGCCAACATACATGGTTGATCCCATCTTGCAGGCaaacaaattgaaagagATTAGAAATATCACTTTCAAGCAAAAGCGAAACAACTTCACTAAAGGAGGGATACACGGTTGA
- a CDS encoding DEHA2E16258p (similar to uniprot|P32802 Saccharomyces cerevisiae YLR083C EMP70 Protein whose 24kDa cleavage product is found in endosome-enriched membrane fractions predicted to be a transmembrane protein), whose translation MLFLYSCLIFVTYLLGISEAFYLPGVAPTNYKKGDTIPLLVNHLAPTLRHRTSNGKGNIDMKTYIYSYDYYYPKFHFCSPEGGPKKQSESLGSIIFGDRIFNSPFEINMLEETKCKTLCSSQYSSTDAVFVNRNIRAGYNYNWIIDGLPAAQHAYDHNTNDEFYGSGFSIGEIDDQGGAHLYNHFDIHIEYHQRSENNYRVVGVTVNPFSWDRSGITETDNKEKICSPELKKVSLKKEPQTNVMFTYSVYFEESTTPWATRWDKYLHVYDPKIQWFSLINFSLIVIILGIIIAHILMRTLKNDIVKYNEVNLDDDISDESGWKLVHADVFRPPQHKLLLSVLLGSGVQIFLMALTTIIFALFGLLSPSNRGALSTFMFILYIFLSIISSFVSSYLYRFFGGENWKLNTILTPTLVPGVLFTIFLLLNFFLIYAESSGAIPIGTMFAMTTIWFVISIPLSVVGSILASKKSMLAIPVRTNQIPRQIPQQPWYLRNFPLMIISGIFPFGSIAVEMYFIYSSLWFNKIFYMFGFLFFCFILMMLTSALISVLMVYYTLCSENYKWHWKSLFIGGGCSIYVFLHSLFLISGYKLEGVSSIVLYVGYSAVTSLLVFLCCGTVGFVSSLFFVRKIYAQIKID comes from the coding sequence ATGTTATTTCTATATAGTTGCTTGATATTCGTCACCTATCTCTTAGGCATATCTGAGGCGTTTTACTTGCCCGGTGTTGCCCCAACAAATTATAAGAAGGGTGATACAATTCCATTATTAGTTAACCATTTGGCACCAACACTTCGTCATAGAACGAGCAATGGAAAGGGTAACATTGATATGAAaacatatatttattcttatgattattattatccaaaATTCCATTTCTGTTCACCAGAAGGAGGTCCTAAAAAGCAATCAGAATCGTTAGgttcaattatatttggtgacagaattttcaattctccatttgaaataaacaTGTTAGAAGAAACCAAATGTAAAACGTTATGTTCATCGCAATATTCCAGCACTGATGCTGTTTTTGTTAACAGAAATATTAGGGCTGgttataattataattggATTATCGATGGATTACCAGCTGCGCAACATGCTTATGATCATAATACGAACGACGAATTTTACGGTTCAGGGTTTTCCATAggtgaaattgatgatCAAGGAGGAGCACATTTATATAACCACTTTGACATTCATATTGAATACCACCAAAGAAGCGAAAACAATTATAGAGTCGTCGGTGTGACTGTTAACCCATTCTCATGGGATAGAAGTGGTATAACTGAAAcagataataaagaaaagatatGCTCGCCggaattgaagaaggttTCTTTAAAGAAAGAACCCCAGACGAATGTAATGTTTACTTATTCAGTTTACTTCGAAGAATCTACAACCCCTTGGGCCACTAGATGGGATAAATACTTACATGTATATGATCCAAAGATTCAATGgttttctttgattaaTTTCTCATTGATTGTAATCATTTTAGGTATAATCATTGCACATATTTTAATGAGAACTTtaaaaaatgatattgtcaaatataatgaagTTAACttggatgatgatatttccGATGAAAGTGGATGGAAGTTGGTTCATGCAGATGTGTTTAGACCTCCTCAacataaattattattgtcgGTCTTACTTGGTAGTGGTGTTCAAATCTTTTTAATGGCACTTACTACTATCATATTTGCGTTATTTGGTTTGTTGTCTCCGTCAAATAGAGGTGCATTATCGACGTTTATGTTCATTTTGTACATATTTCTCAGTATAATCTCTTCCTTTGTTTCAAGCTACCTTTATAGATTTTTTGGAGGTGAAAATTGGAAATTGAATACGATTTTAACGCCGACCTTGGTTCCAGGTGTTTTGTTTActatttttcttttattgaactttttcttgatttatGCTGAATCTTCCGGTGCAATTCCTATTGGCACAATGTTTGCTATGACAACGATATGGTTTGtgatttcaattcctttATCGGTTGTTGGATCAATATTAGCGTCTAAGAAGTCCATGTTAGCTATACCTGTCAGAACTAATCAAATTCCTAGACAAATTCCTCAACAGCCATGGTACTTGAGAAATTTCCCGCTAATGATTATTTCAGGAATATTTCCATTCGGATCAATTGCAGTAGAAATGTATTTCATTTACTCCTCATTATGgttcaacaaaatattttatatgtttggatttttattcttttgcTTTATCTTAATGATGTTGACATCAGCGTTAATTTCAGTCTTAATGGTTTATTATACATTATGTTCTGAGAATTACAAATGGCACTGGAAATCCCTTTTTATTGGTGGAGGTTGTTCGATTTATGTCTTCTTACACTCATTGTTTTTGATAAGTGGGTACAAATTAGAAGGTGTATCGTCGATTGTATTGTACG